In Myxococcus stipitatus, the following are encoded in one genomic region:
- a CDS encoding ABC-F family ATP-binding cassette domain-containing protein yields MFNVINVSKAYGPKKLFEEVNVTFSPGRRYGLTGPNGAGKSTFMKILAGDEEADMGSIIRPRKLGILRQDHFRYEENRVLDVVLMGNKPLWDAMSEKNALLAKADITEEDGNRLGELEGVIAEEDGYSAESDAATLLAGLGIDEPFHEGPMRQLTGGLKLRVLLAQALFGKPEGLLLDEPTNNLDIDSIRWLENFLHEFEGVLVTISHDRHFLNSICTHIADIDYEAIIQYTGGYDDMVRQKAQLRTRVESETAEKKKKIAQLQDFVARFSAGTRASQVQSRIKQIEKLKSDDLKRSNIARPFIRFDQKVVSGRQTLMVEGISKSFDGEPVIRPFNALVCKGEKICVIGRNGVGKSTLVRMIANQLESDTGKIVWGHQATVGYLPQDHHGAVRKGTTCFGWLRDLHDKLTNEEISGVLGRMLFSGEERMKNTDTLSGGETVRLLLSKLMIMQDNVLVLDEPTNHLDLESISALAEGLQKFEGTVIVVTHDQELISEVATRIWSLQAGKEVLDFNGPYSEFREKHADIVTNRR; encoded by the coding sequence ATGTTCAACGTCATCAACGTCTCCAAGGCCTACGGGCCCAAGAAGCTCTTCGAGGAGGTCAACGTCACCTTCTCCCCGGGTCGCCGCTACGGCCTGACCGGCCCCAACGGGGCGGGCAAGTCCACGTTCATGAAGATCCTCGCCGGAGACGAGGAAGCGGACATGGGCAGCATCATCCGCCCGCGCAAGCTGGGCATCCTCCGCCAGGACCACTTCCGCTACGAGGAGAACCGCGTCCTCGACGTCGTCCTCATGGGCAACAAGCCCCTGTGGGACGCCATGTCGGAGAAGAACGCCCTGCTCGCCAAGGCCGACATCACCGAGGAGGACGGCAACCGGCTGGGTGAGCTGGAGGGCGTCATCGCCGAGGAGGACGGCTACTCCGCGGAGAGCGACGCGGCCACGCTGCTCGCCGGCCTGGGCATCGACGAGCCCTTCCACGAGGGCCCCATGCGCCAGCTCACCGGCGGCTTGAAGCTGCGCGTGCTGCTCGCCCAGGCCCTGTTCGGCAAGCCCGAGGGGCTTTTGCTCGACGAGCCCACGAACAACCTCGACATCGACTCCATCCGCTGGCTGGAGAACTTCCTCCACGAGTTCGAGGGCGTGCTCGTCACCATCAGCCACGACCGGCACTTCCTCAACTCCATCTGCACGCACATCGCGGACATCGATTACGAAGCCATCATCCAGTACACGGGTGGCTACGACGACATGGTCCGGCAGAAGGCCCAGCTGCGCACCCGCGTCGAGTCCGAGACGGCGGAGAAGAAGAAGAAGATCGCCCAGCTCCAGGACTTCGTCGCCCGCTTCAGCGCCGGCACGCGCGCCTCCCAGGTGCAGAGCCGCATCAAGCAGATCGAGAAGCTCAAGTCGGACGACCTCAAGCGCTCCAACATCGCCCGTCCGTTCATCCGCTTCGACCAGAAGGTCGTCAGCGGCCGGCAGACGCTCATGGTGGAGGGCATCAGCAAGTCCTTCGACGGCGAGCCCGTCATCCGCCCCTTCAACGCGCTGGTGTGCAAGGGCGAGAAGATCTGCGTCATCGGCCGCAACGGCGTGGGCAAGTCCACCCTGGTGCGGATGATCGCCAACCAGTTGGAGTCCGACACCGGCAAGATTGTCTGGGGCCACCAGGCCACCGTCGGCTACCTGCCGCAGGACCACCACGGCGCCGTGCGCAAGGGCACCACCTGCTTCGGGTGGCTGCGTGACTTGCACGACAAGCTCACCAACGAGGAGATCTCCGGCGTCCTCGGCCGGATGCTCTTCTCCGGCGAGGAGCGGATGAAGAACACGGACACCCTCTCCGGTGGTGAGACGGTGCGCCTGCTGCTCTCCAAGTTGATGATCATGCAGGACAACGTCCTCGTGCTCGACGAGCCCACCAACCACCTGGACCTCGAGTCCATCTCCGCGCTCGCCGAGGGCCTCCAGAAGTTCGAGGGCACCGTCATCGTCGTGACGCACGACCAGGAGCTCATCTCCGAGGTCGCCACCCGCATCTGGTCGCTCCAGGCGGGCAAGGAGGTCCTCGACTTCAATGGCCCGTACTCCGAATTCCGCGAGAAGCACGCGGACATCGTGACCAACCGCCGCTGA